From one Gemmatimonadota bacterium genomic stretch:
- a CDS encoding CCA tRNA nucleotidyltransferase, whose amino-acid sequence MKETIDQLPEGIRGQLRRAGRLADESGLALYLVGGTVRDLLLGRSRTDIDLAVEGDGMGFAARLARASGARSTPNARFLTATVEMPEGHSLDVATARSETYDRPGALPRVASATMDVDLARRDFTINAMAVSLNGRSFGELVDPFEGTSDLRKKRVRILHDRSFIDDPTRLFRAVRFEQRLRFRLEHGTERRFREAVAGGMIGNLSGPRLLEQLKLVCYEPDPWLVFNRLEGLGVLRAIHPALGSDEGLKTLVREISPSGGPASPAGDGWWILYLVALFGPHRAETLQGVVDRLKPNRRLRKAIEDMSRWSFVERAVASGEIDTPADFFRAVRSISEDTMLFVTLTHPDEGMRKRCVSYYHQHRHMRLSIDGGTLKDLGITEGPAYGRILDEVLMMKINGEIGTEEEERRAARSLWSRLHRPEP is encoded by the coding sequence ATGAAAGAAACCATCGACCAACTGCCGGAGGGGATCCGCGGGCAACTGCGCCGGGCCGGCCGCCTGGCCGATGAATCGGGACTGGCGCTGTACCTGGTCGGCGGGACCGTACGGGACCTGCTGCTGGGACGTTCCAGAACGGACATCGACCTGGCCGTGGAAGGAGACGGCATGGGATTCGCCGCCCGGCTGGCCCGGGCGTCCGGAGCCCGTTCCACACCGAATGCCCGGTTCCTGACGGCCACCGTGGAAATGCCCGAAGGCCACAGCCTGGACGTAGCCACGGCCCGCAGCGAGACCTACGACCGTCCGGGCGCGCTGCCCAGGGTGGCGTCCGCGACGATGGACGTGGACCTGGCGCGGCGGGATTTCACGATCAACGCCATGGCGGTCTCGCTGAACGGGCGGAGCTTCGGCGAATTGGTAGATCCGTTCGAGGGCACGTCCGACCTGCGGAAGAAACGGGTCCGCATTCTCCACGACCGGAGCTTCATCGACGATCCGACTCGCCTCTTCCGGGCCGTCCGGTTCGAACAGCGCCTTCGGTTCAGGCTCGAGCACGGGACGGAACGGAGGTTCCGGGAAGCGGTCGCGGGGGGCATGATCGGTAACCTTTCCGGACCCCGGTTACTCGAGCAGTTGAAACTGGTCTGCTACGAGCCGGATCCCTGGCTGGTCTTCAACCGGCTGGAAGGACTCGGGGTCCTCAGGGCCATCCACCCCGCCCTCGGATCCGACGAGGGACTGAAGACCCTGGTCCGGGAGATCAGCCCGTCTGGCGGCCCGGCGTCCCCGGCCGGCGACGGCTGGTGGATCCTGTACCTGGTGGCGCTGTTCGGCCCGCACCGGGCGGAGACCTTGCAGGGCGTCGTGGACCGGCTGAAGCCCAACCGGCGTCTCAGGAAGGCCATCGAGGACATGTCCCGGTGGTCCTTCGTGGAGCGGGCCGTCGCGTCGGGGGAGATCGACACGCCGGCGGACTTCTTCCGCGCGGTGCGATCGATATCGGAGGACACCATGCTGTTCGTCACCCTGACCCACCCGGACGAAGGCATGCGGAAACGTTGCGTATCCTATTACCACCAGCACAGGCACATGCGCCTTTCCATCGACGGAGGCACGCTCAAGGACCTGGGCATCACGGAGGGTCCGGCTTACGGCCGGATCCTGGACGAAGTGCTTATGATGAAAATAAACGGCGAAATCGGGACAGAGGAGGAGGAACGCCGCGCCGCCCGGAGTCTCTGGTCGCGCCTTCACCGCCCCGAGCCCTGA
- a CDS encoding site-2 protease family protein, whose translation MPDFTILFVAMPAILFALTFHEYAHAWAAWKLGDPTARSMGRLSLNPLVHLDPAGTIMLVITVMSGFGIGWAKPVPVDPRYLRNPRKDMLWIALAGPVSNIILAFILVGIFTHMPSGGALTDTLRQMIRYGIIINLALAFFNMLPIPPLDGSRVLKGLLPPAQAQRYGQLEMYGPMLLIGLIIADQMLRLGIIRTWIAVPAQISLQLMSEIFSSF comes from the coding sequence ATGCCCGACTTTACGATCCTGTTCGTCGCCATGCCGGCGATCCTCTTCGCCCTGACCTTTCACGAGTACGCCCATGCCTGGGCGGCGTGGAAACTGGGCGACCCCACGGCGCGCAGCATGGGACGGCTTTCGCTTAACCCCCTGGTGCATCTCGACCCGGCCGGGACCATCATGCTGGTCATCACCGTCATGAGCGGATTCGGCATCGGCTGGGCGAAACCCGTGCCGGTGGATCCACGCTACCTGCGCAATCCACGGAAGGACATGCTCTGGATCGCCCTGGCCGGGCCGGTGTCGAATATCATCCTGGCCTTCATCCTGGTGGGTATCTTCACCCACATGCCCTCGGGCGGCGCCCTGACCGACACGTTGCGCCAGATGATCCGGTACGGGATCATCATCAACCTGGCGCTGGCCTTCTTCAACATGCTGCCGATCCCCCCGCTGGACGGGTCGCGGGTCCTGAAGGGACTGCTGCCCCCGGCGCAGGCGCAGCGGTACGGCCAGCTGGAAATGTACGGCCCCATGCTGCTGATCGGCCTGATTATCGCGGACCAGATGCTCCGCCTGGGTATCATCCGGACCTGGATCGCCGTGCCTGCCCAGATCAGCCTGCAACTGATGAGCGAAATCTTCAGCAGTTTCTGA